Proteins encoded by one window of Nasonia vitripennis strain AsymCx chromosome 5, Nvit_psr_1.1, whole genome shotgun sequence:
- the LOC100124057 gene encoding intersectin-1 isoform X17: MTSPMTPGTDPWVIQMHERARYQQQFDSLKPTNGVITGVQAKDFFLKSQLPPLVLGQIWGLSDTDSDGKMNINEFSIACKLINLKLRGFEVPSSLPPSMIRSLQAFAAVNQGVTSPVAVSQIPPVSPVPNIASVPRPVAAAMPGAMPTTVPGVIPTAIPAAIPKIGPPVVPPMTMPVGMPPIAPVAPIAPLNTAPVPTAAFSMGQTVPMQAMSSGIIPPLATGATTVPSIVPVVANDISYANGMVGITGIAPTITPPVTPIPASNIAMNGSIIHTPVSTSTPLSTTARPPSIDRVGSVDSQHSQHSVGSPQAVEWSVPHQTKLKYTQLFNTWDRTRSGFLSGPQARNIMVQSQLPQGILAQIWALSDMDSDGRLGCEEFVLAMHLCDMAKAGEVIPTALPLDLIPPTFRRQRQSSVSSQGTADNIDPLAGMPQTSFEDKRKENFDKGQAELERRRKALLEVQRKEQEERERKEREEAEKREKIRLEQERRRQAELEQAMMRQKEIEEEKEEQRKRAQEQREAARKEMERQRQLEWEKQKSQELQAQRQKEQDILLKLKAKNQSLTIELSSLNEKVKELSQKICDTRVGVSTIKTTIDGMRTTRDQQLQEMAALKNKLREQNQRLLTISQEKARLDAKTKANADPAGQEAQKLKQIALKQMEDKIAEMEKEIKDKEKEVENSNKQLEELQNQMEVMFTNCEELNAKFEEKKAKVLEMRQSSNPAAFATAAWGDDAWGDSGGNEVDVDSWPTDEAASVPATTEISTAVKKYRALYEFVARNQDEISFQPGDIIIVPPVQNAEPGWMAGEIRGHTGWFPESYVEPIDVGTSMPVAGDAFTHQDSIEKRMLEGIAEVPENVSDAGSAVGEGPYVEPITPKLGEGQLCNITATTLYQYRPTLEQHLSFGKGETVTIKEQQDVWCYGESSTGTVGWFPKSYVKMDVANGQAATTAPTGDGLNEYYISLYQYASNEAGDLNFNQGEVMLVIKKDGDWWTGVIGDRQGIFPSNYVEKYDVPVQTTTTQEAPAVINKQDGLNEAADKTQDKPQVPQEKTIEQLEEERAEAEDRAELPDFAAMSAQQYPKRGRKPEIVQVIAPYKATSVEQLDLQKGQLIMIRKKTESGWWEGELQARGKKRQIGWFPASYVKLLTSSSNRSTPVSHRYQDSPTMDPFAEKVMAMYPYKAQNDDELSFEKGDVIVVLTKDEDSWWKGELNGQSGVFPSNYVTPMSDEESDDMPNPRARLNQMAQHNQMAQLNQMAQLNQAVRFDAMERRRQEYIKELIVTEEAYIVDMQLVHEVFEKPLLASMVLTVDEVEKIFINWRDIIACNDNFLRTLRIRRDNSESGIVRMIGDILCESIPRMSAYVRFCSCQITAAVYLQRLTESMPAFVEVAQRCQQDPRTKGMPLSSFLIKPMQRITKYPLIIGKILEYTHPGHPDRQYLQEALAKAEEFCTQVNEGVREKENSDRLEWLQSHVACDGLEEQIVFNSLTNSLGPRKLVHFGILHKAKSGKELVGFLTNDFLLFAQPMKSIPSGQQFSFERNEHQKFKLYRRPIFLQDLVLFNETEMNGSMSATSNGGSDSSTEHSRTLKLSDSKKAITLLAPSVSECSLWVRRITEARRQFAENEKCRLLRQRSKQAQFKACGRILVTVLEGSSLRATTGKCNAFCKVSMGSQEEQTIVVSGTDCPLWNTSMQFQVKDLHEDTLCITIFDKGYFSPDEFLGRAEVRVVDIVRDSTDACGPITKRIRLREVDRGDVVLKLDLRLFGSK; encoded by the exons GTATGCCTCCAATCGCACCAGTAGCGCCGATTGCTCCATTAAACACAGCACCAGTACCAACAGCAGCCTTCAGCATGGGCCAGACAGTCCCAATGCAAGCTATGTCATCAGGAATAATACCTCCATTAGCTACCGGCGCTACTACAGTACCATCCATTGTCCCAGTGGTTGCAAATGATATTAGTTAtg ctaaTGGGATGGTAGGAATAACAGGAATCGCACCTACTATAACGCCACCAGTGACTCCAATACCAGCAAGTAATATTGCCATGAACGGTAGTATTATACATACTCCAGTATCCACAAGTACACCTCTAAGCACAACTGCCAGACCTCCTAGCATAGATAGAGTTGGGTCTGTAGACTCCCAGCACAGTCAGCATTCCGTCGGCTCACCGCAGGCCGTCGAATGGTCCGTACCGCATCaaacaaaattgaaatatactcAACTTTTTAATACGTGGGATAGAACAAGGTCTGGCTTTTTATCTGGTCCTCAAGCAAGGAATATTATGGTACAGTCGCAGCTACCTCAGGGTATTCTTGCACAAATATG GGCTCTATCTGATATGGATTCTGACGGTCGATTAGGCTGTGAAGAATTTGTTCTAGCGATGCATTTATGCGATATGGCAAAAGCTGGCGAAGTTATTCCGACAGCTCTTCCGCTTGATCTTATTCCACCAACATTTAGAAGACAACGGCAAAGCTCTGTTTCTTCGCAAGGTACTGCTGACAACATTGACCCATTGGCTGGAATGCCACAG ACTTCATTTGAAGATAAGAGGAAAGAAAACTTTGATAAAGGTCAGGCAGAAttagaaagaagaagaaaagcgtTATTAGAAGTTCAACGAAAAGAacaagaagaaagagagaggaaagaaagagaggaagcTGAAAAACGAGAGAAAATAAGATTAGAGCAAGAAAGACGGCGCCAAGCTGAGCTAGAACAGGCAATGATGAGACAAAAAGAaatcgaagaagaaaaagaagaacaacGAAAACGAGCTCAAGAACAAAGAGAAGCTGCAAGAAA GGAAATGGAAAGACAACGTCAATTAGAATGGGAGAAACAAAAGTCCCAGGAGTTGCAAGCCCAACGCCAAAAGGAACAGGACATTCTCCTAAAACTTAAAGCAAAGAACCAGTCATTAACAATTGAACTTAGCTCACTG AATGAGAAAGTCAAGGAATTGTCTCAGAAAATTTGCGACACGCGCGTTGGTGTGTCTACGATTAAAACGACGATTGACGGTATGCGAACAACTCGCGATCAACAATTACAAGAAATGGCAGCGTTGAAAAACAAATTGCGCGAGCAGAATCAGCGGTTACTTACTATCAGCCAAGAAAAAGCAAGACTTGATGCGAAAACGAAAGCGAACGCAGACCCAGCTGGCCAGGAAGCTCAAAAATTAAAGCAGATTGCTTTAAAACAAATGGAAGACAAGATTGCAGAAATGGAAAAAGAAATCAAAGACAAGGAGAAAGAAGTCGAGAACAGCAATAAACAACTAG AGGAGCTACAAAACCAAATGGAGGTGATGTTTACGAATTGCGAAGAACTGAATGCAAAGTTTGAGGAGAAAAAAGCTAAGGTTTTAGAGATGCGACAGAGTTCCAACCCGGCAGCTTTCGCAACTGCTGCATGGGGAGACGATGCTTGGGGCGACTCGGGCGGCAACGAAGTTGACGTCGACTCATGGCCTACAGATGAAGCGGCATCAGTACCAGCAACAACCGAAATATCGACCGCTGTGAAGAAGTACAGGGCGCTTTACGAATTTGTTGCAAGAAACCAGGACGAAATCTCGTTTCAACCTGgcgatattattatt GTTCCTCCTGTACAAAACGCAGAACCTGGATGGATGGCGGGAGAGATACGAGGTCACACGGGCTGGTTTCCAGAATCTTATGTTGAACCTATTGATGTTGGTACAAGTATGCCTGTGGCTGGTGATGCCTTTACACATCAAGACAGCATAGAGAAACGAATGCTAGA AGGAATTGCGGAAGTTCCCGAAAATGTATCGGACGCTGGTTCGGCGGTAGGCGAGGGTCCGTATGTTGAACCAATTACACCAAAACTGGGAGAAGGCCAATTATGTAACATTACGGCAACAACTTTGTACCAATACCGACCGACTCTCGAACAACATCTTTCTTTCGGTAAAGGCGAGACTGTGACAATTAAAGAACAACAGGACGTCTGGTGTTATGGCGAATCAAGTACTGGCACTGTAGGCTGGTTCCCGAAATCCTATGTTAAAATGGATGTAGCGAATGGTCAAGCTGCCACGACGGCTCCTACTGGAGATGGTCTCAATGAATATTACATTTCGTTGTACCAATACGCATCCAACGAGGCAGGTGATCTCAACTTTAATCAAGGCGAAGTCATGCTCGTTATCAAGAAAGATGGAGACTGGTGGACAGGCGTCATCGGAGACAGGCAGGGTATATTCCCGTCGAACTATGTGGAGAAATACGACGTGCCAGTCCAG ACCACCACAACTCAGGAAGCACCTGcagtaataaataaacaagatGGATTGAATGAAGCCGCCGATAAAACGCAAGACAAACCA CAGGTGCCACAGGAGAAAACAATTGAACAGCTTGAAGAAGAGAGAGCTGAGGCGGAAGATAGGGCAGAATTACCCGATTTTGCAGCCATGTCTGCACAGCAG TACCCAAAG AGAGGACGAAAACCGGAAATCGTGCAAGTTATTGCCCCCTACAAGGCAACAAGTGTGGAACAACTAGATCTACAAAAGGGCCAGCTGATAATGATTCGCAAAAAGACGGAGTCTGGATGGTGGGAAGGTGAATTGCAG gCTCGCGGTAAGAAAAGACAAATCGGATGGTTCCCAGCATCGTATGTAAAGCTTCTCACTAGCAGTAGTAATCGCAGCACGCCAGTATCCCATCGGTATCAAGATTCACCAACAATGGATCCATTTGCTG AAAAAGTGATGGCAATGTATCCATATAAGGCACAAAATGACGATGAACTTAGTTTCGAAAAGGGAGACGTAATTGTTGTTTTGACTAAAGATGAAGATTCATGGTGGAAAGGCGAATTGAACGGACAGTCTGGAGTATTCCCTAGCAATTACGTGACGCCAATGT CGGACGAAGAATCGGACGACATGCCCAACCCGAGGGCTCGGCTCAACCAAATGGCTCAACACAACCAGATGGCTCAACTCAACCAGATGGCTCAACTTAACCAGGCGGTTCGATTCGATGCTATGGAAAGAAGGAGACAGGAATATATCAAGGAGCTCATTGTCACCGAGGAGGCCTACATCGTCGATATGCAGCTGGTTCATGAG GTCTTTGAGAAGCCACTTCTAGCCAGCATGGTCCTGACGGTGGATGAAGTCGAGAAGATCTTCATTAACTGGAGAGACATTATCGCCTGCAACGACAACTTTCTCAG AACGTTGAGGATAAGGCGAGACAACAGCGAAAGTGGAATCGTTAGGATGATCGGTGACATTCTCTGCGAAAGC ATTCCACGTATGTCCGCCTACGTGAGGTTCTGCAGTTGTCAAATAACGGCCGCCGTGTATCTTCAAAGACTGACAGAGAGTATGCCGGCTTTCGTCGAGGTAGCCCAAAGGTGCCAACAAGATCCTCGGACCAAAGGCATGCCACTCAGCTCTTTCCTCATTAAACCCATGCAGCGAATTACCAAATATCCCTTGATTATTGGCAAG ATACTGGAATATACGCATCCAGGTCATCCTGATAGACAGTATTTACAAGAAGCGTTAGCGAAAGCCGAAGAATTTTGCACGCAG GTAAACGAAGGCGttcgagaaaaagaaaacagtgACAGGCTCGAATGGTTACAGTCGCATGTCGCCTGCGATGGCCTCGAGGAGCAGATAGTCTTCAACTCACTTACGAATTCTCTGGGGCCGCGTAAATTGGTACACTTCGGAATTCTGCACAAAGCCAAAAGTGGCAAGGAATTAGTGGGATTTCTCACTAACGACTTCCTGCTGTTTGCCCAACCGATGAAGTCCATACCCAGTGGTCAGCAGTTCTCTTTCGAAAGGAATGAGCatcaaaaattcaaattgtatAGAAGG CCTATATTCCTGCAAGACTTGGTATTGTTCAACGAAACAGAGATGAATGGCAGCATGAGCGCGACGTCAAACGGTGGCAGCGACAGTTCAACCGAACACTCGCGCACTCTCAAACTCAGTGATTCGAAGAAGGCTATAACCCTGCTGGCACCGTCGGTGAGTGAGTGCTCGCTCTGGGTTAGACGAATCACCGAAGCCCGCCGTCAATTCGCCGAGAACGAGAAGTGCCGGTTGCTGAGACAGCGCTCGA AACAGGCGCAATTCAAAGCATGTGGACGCATTCTCGTGACAGTGCTCGAAGGATCCAGCCTGAGAGCTACGACTG GGAAATGCAATGCGTTTTGCAAGGTTTCCATGGGCTCACAAGAAGAACAAACAATCGTCGTTTCAGGCACAGACTGTCCATTATGGAATACCTCTATGCAGTTTCAAGTCAAAGATCTGCATGAGGATACACTGTGTATTACTATTTTTGATAAGGGATATTTTAGTCCAGACG AGTTTCTCGGCCGAGCGGAAGTTCGGGTAGTTGATATAGTAAGAGATAGTACGGATGCTTGTGGTCCCATCACAAAGCGAATTAGGCTACGAGAAGTCGACAGAGGAGATGTAGTTTTAAAATTAGATCTTCGTCTTTTTGGCAGTAAATAG